The following proteins are encoded in a genomic region of Enterocloster clostridioformis:
- the ltrA gene encoding group II intron reverse transcriptase/maturase, translating to METGHGIKYRQLHIEDYLREIPAEQGRETGEYAHERITGNPDTNTDFRTDNLLDTILRSDNLNAAYKKVKTNKGVGGIAGMQVDELLPYLREHQSELVEQVREGKYKPNPVRRVEIPKEEKGKTRKLGIPTVVDRVIQQAIAQELTPLYEEQFSDNSIGFRPGRGAHDALERCRKYINEGYVYVVSMDLQSYFDTVNHSKLIEVLSRTVKDGRVISLIHKYLKAGVMEDGGFHATTEGVPQGGPLSPLCGNVMLNELDKELERRGHKYVRYADDCLILCKSRKSAERTMENIVPFITGKLYLKVNLQKTTVSHVSKIKYLGYGFYRHKGKCRMRIHPKSVAKMKNRIRELTTRGNKWSNQEREEKLRSYARGWINYYRYADMKSLMEQTDEWLRHRIRAVYWKQWKKVRTRYKMLRALHLPEWKVHEMANCRKGVWRAAGMLNSALTKRIIVDRLGYPDMTAHYLKVRVNY from the coding sequence ATGGAAACCGGACATGGAATTAAGTACAGACAACTTCATATTGAGGACTACCTGCGAGAGATACCTGCGGAACAGGGAAGGGAAACAGGAGAGTACGCCCATGAAAGGATTACCGGGAACCCCGACACCAACACGGACTTTCGGACGGACAACCTGCTAGATACGATTCTTAGAAGCGACAATCTAAATGCCGCCTATAAGAAGGTCAAAACGAACAAAGGCGTTGGTGGGATTGCCGGAATGCAGGTGGATGAACTTCTACCCTACCTGAGAGAACACCAGTCCGAATTGGTCGAGCAGGTGAGGGAAGGCAAATACAAGCCAAACCCAGTCCGAAGGGTAGAAATACCCAAAGAGGAGAAAGGAAAAACAAGGAAACTGGGGATACCCACAGTGGTAGACAGGGTAATCCAACAGGCAATCGCACAGGAACTGACGCCCTTATATGAAGAACAGTTCTCTGACAACAGCATCGGATTCCGTCCCGGCAGAGGGGCGCATGACGCACTGGAAAGATGTAGGAAATATATCAACGAAGGATATGTCTACGTGGTCAGCATGGATTTACAATCCTACTTTGACACGGTGAACCACAGCAAGCTGATAGAGGTGCTGTCGAGGACGGTGAAGGACGGGAGGGTAATCTCGCTGATACACAAGTACCTGAAAGCCGGAGTAATGGAGGACGGAGGATTTCACGCAACGACCGAGGGCGTGCCGCAGGGAGGCCCGCTAAGTCCCTTATGTGGAAATGTCATGCTGAATGAGTTGGACAAGGAACTGGAGCGCAGGGGACACAAGTATGTGAGGTATGCGGATGACTGCCTGATTCTGTGCAAAAGCAGGAAAAGCGCAGAGAGGACGATGGAAAACATTGTGCCATTCATCACAGGAAAACTGTATCTGAAAGTCAATCTTCAGAAAACGACAGTGAGCCACGTCAGCAAGATAAAATACCTGGGCTACGGCTTTTACCGGCATAAAGGGAAATGCCGCATGAGGATACACCCGAAGTCGGTGGCAAAAATGAAGAACCGGATACGGGAGCTGACAACCAGAGGGAACAAATGGAGCAATCAGGAGAGGGAAGAAAAACTCCGAAGCTATGCAAGGGGATGGATTAACTATTATCGATATGCAGACATGAAAAGCCTGATGGAACAGACGGATGAGTGGCTGCGCCACAGAATCCGAGCGGTGTACTGGAAACAATGGAAGAAGGTACGCACAAGATATAAAATGTTGCGGGCGTTACATTTACCAGAGTGGAAGGTGCATGAGATGGCGAACTGCCGAAAGGGAGTGTGGAGAGCGGCGGGAATGCTCAACTCGGCACTCACCAAAAGAATCATAGTGGACAGACTTGGTTATCCCGATATGACTGCCCACTATCTGAAAGTCCGAGTAAACTATTGA
- a CDS encoding ABC transporter substrate-binding protein, which yields MKVNKVLAVVLSAAIVVMTACGGNSSTSGTSGTSSEDDSNKLTVWAWDQSFNIYAMKEAEKIYQKEHPDFSIDISEVGWDDMQTKLATIVGSGDYSSLPDILLMQDFAYQKYVTTYPDLFQDLTDSGIDFSQFASSKLENSVVDERNYGVPFDNGTEIAAYRTDILEKAGYTLKDLTDIDWNRFIEIGKDVLAKTGYSLVSLQANASDLIYQMMQSAGLETWNDDGSPYLAGNEGLKKCIEIYKEGVDAGVIRVVNSWDEYIATFTSGTTCGVINGCWIMASIQSSDSQSGLWGITNMPSIPGISTATNYSNQGGSTWAITKNCKKTALATDFLASTFAGSIELYETILPNSGALTTYIPAGESNVYSEPQEFYGGQPVFSLITDFASKTPSVKLGVYYTEENRALATVLSNVVAGADIDSELANAENTVIFDMGQ from the coding sequence ATGAAAGTTAATAAAGTTTTAGCCGTGGTTCTTTCGGCTGCCATAGTTGTGATGACAGCATGTGGAGGCAACAGTTCTACTTCTGGGACATCCGGAACATCATCCGAGGACGATTCCAATAAGCTGACTGTGTGGGCGTGGGACCAGAGTTTTAATATATATGCGATGAAAGAGGCTGAAAAAATTTACCAAAAGGAACATCCGGACTTCAGCATCGATATTTCTGAGGTTGGATGGGATGATATGCAGACTAAGCTGGCAACCATAGTAGGCTCTGGTGATTATAGTTCTCTTCCGGATATCTTGTTGATGCAGGACTTTGCATATCAAAAGTATGTTACCACTTATCCTGATTTGTTTCAGGATTTGACAGATAGTGGTATTGATTTCTCACAGTTCGCATCATCAAAGTTGGAAAACTCTGTTGTTGATGAAAGAAATTATGGTGTCCCGTTTGATAATGGCACAGAGATTGCAGCATATAGAACGGATATACTTGAGAAAGCCGGATATACATTGAAAGATTTGACTGATATTGATTGGAATCGTTTTATTGAGATTGGTAAGGATGTTTTGGCAAAGACCGGCTATTCACTGGTGTCCCTTCAGGCCAACGCCTCCGACTTGATTTACCAGATGATGCAGTCCGCAGGCCTTGAGACCTGGAACGATGATGGCTCTCCTTATCTCGCCGGTAATGAGGGGCTGAAGAAATGTATCGAAATTTATAAAGAAGGTGTTGACGCGGGTGTTATTCGGGTTGTAAACAGCTGGGATGAATATATCGCCACATTTACCAGTGGGACTACCTGTGGTGTGATTAATGGATGTTGGATTATGGCGTCCATTCAGTCGTCAGATTCCCAGTCCGGATTATGGGGGATTACCAATATGCCTTCAATTCCTGGAATTTCTACAGCAACCAACTACTCCAACCAGGGAGGTTCGACATGGGCAATCACAAAGAACTGTAAAAAGACTGCTCTTGCTACAGACTTCCTTGCCTCTACATTTGCTGGCAGCATAGAGCTATATGAGACGATTCTTCCGAACAGCGGAGCCTTGACGACCTATATCCCCGCAGGCGAGAGCAACGTCTATTCAGAGCCTCAGGAGTTTTATGGAGGACAGCCAGTATTTAGCCTTATTACGGATTTTGCGTCAAAAACACCTTCTGTAAAACTGGGCGTTTATTATACGGAAGAAAACAGAGCATTGGCAACTGTCCTGTCTAATGTGGTAGCGGGTGCAGATATTGACTCTGAGTTGGCAAACGCTGAGAATACAGTGATTTTTGATATGGGACAGTAA
- a CDS encoding IS110 family transposase, with product MHVRFGGKHAKTCLWARRCVLSLRIPIFNILEDSCHVVVANPKYVRAIKGQKTDDKDSAWIADLFKFDIVPSSYIPCKQIRMLRELFRYRQKLIGHRSSEKNRLQNALTVSNIALASVLSDSFGKSATAIVDYILTCEVFDPEYCKSLLLKKAKDKADDVVTSIIGYELRRDQSVKIKVCRKHFDEINECVSTLEETISDLAKPYHKFIELATTIPGITEQSATFIIAENGVDMAVFKSSKRLCSWAGLAPENNESAGKKKSVHVSRAGVYLKPLLVQCANAAIKSKNPYFRYKYDRIKKRRGHKRAIIAIARMVLTCIYHMFQKQEVFNPADTDYSAIPEEMYRKFQEQYDRNAIKRLEKRGYVITPPAMA from the coding sequence GTGCACGTACGGTTCGGGGGCAAGCACGCAAAAACCTGCCTTTGGGCAAGGCGTTGTGTGCTTAGCCTACGGATTCCAATTTTTAATATCCTGGAGGATTCCTGTCACGTTGTCGTTGCTAACCCCAAGTATGTCAGGGCTATCAAAGGACAGAAAACCGATGACAAAGACTCCGCCTGGATTGCGGATCTGTTTAAATTTGATATTGTTCCTTCCAGTTATATCCCCTGTAAGCAAATTCGCATGCTTCGGGAATTGTTCCGATACCGGCAGAAACTGATTGGCCACCGCAGCAGTGAGAAAAACCGGTTACAGAATGCTCTTACGGTTTCCAACATTGCCCTTGCATCCGTCCTCTCAGATTCCTTTGGAAAATCAGCGACCGCCATCGTTGACTATATCCTGACCTGTGAGGTATTTGACCCCGAATACTGTAAATCCCTGCTTCTTAAAAAAGCAAAGGACAAGGCAGATGATGTTGTAACCTCCATAATCGGTTATGAACTGCGCCGTGACCAATCCGTTAAGATTAAGGTCTGCAGAAAGCATTTCGATGAAATCAATGAGTGCGTCTCCACTCTCGAAGAAACGATTTCCGACCTGGCTAAACCTTACCATAAATTTATCGAATTGGCTACTACAATTCCTGGAATTACAGAGCAGTCTGCCACCTTTATCATTGCTGAAAACGGGGTGGATATGGCGGTATTCAAATCCTCAAAACGTTTGTGCTCCTGGGCTGGGCTGGCTCCTGAAAATAACGAAAGTGCCGGTAAAAAGAAGAGCGTCCATGTTTCAAGAGCCGGGGTGTACTTAAAGCCTCTGCTGGTTCAGTGTGCAAATGCTGCCATCAAGAGTAAAAACCCTTACTTCAGATACAAATATGACCGTATAAAAAAACGTCGTGGTCATAAACGGGCAATCATTGCCATTGCACGCATGGTGTTGACTTGCATTTACCACATGTTCCAAAAGCAGGAGGTATTTAATCCTGCCGATACGGATTATTCCGCTATTCCTGAAGAAATGTACCGGAAATTTCAGGAACAGTATGACAGAAATGCCATCAAACGTTTAGAGAAACGAGGCTATGTGATTACTCCTCCTGCTATGGCCTGA
- the tnpC gene encoding IS66 family transposase, giving the protein MQDTAQEYQKQIKELEQQVRLLREQVDFLTRKLYGTKSEKTSALEIEGQMSLFNEMESCAEPDAHEPDLVEVEKHLRKRKYAGQREKLIKDIPRSKVLHTIDESEQICERCGGTMVKVGEEFVRTEVQFIPASLKVVDHYRETYECRACRKNGTPYMEKSPVPHPPVMHSLASASTIAWLVHQKFELGIPLYRQEKEWEAMGLSLSRATMSNWLLAVCRDWLSHVVSHLRRELLKQGYLYIDETHVQVLKEPGRKNTSDSYMWVYCSTRDSKRPVRYFEYQPGRGGKYPETFLKGYTGYIHTDAYSGYNGVKGVTRCLCYTHLRRAFLDALPKDIHGPEASKPAEAVVRLNKLFEIEKELDGLPPEQKKKERLDREKPLLEAFWSWAEISSAGELPKSKLHTAFQYALNNRKEFFNYLGDGNCSISNSLAENCIRPFVIGRKNWLFAGSPKGAAASAGIYTLVETAKANGLDAMKYIKYILADMPGSRFLENPEYLDDYLPWDPMVQERCR; this is encoded by the coding sequence ATGCAGGATACAGCGCAGGAGTACCAAAAGCAGATCAAAGAACTGGAACAGCAGGTCCGGCTCCTTAGGGAGCAGGTTGATTTCCTTACCCGTAAACTTTATGGAACAAAATCAGAGAAGACGTCCGCCCTTGAAATAGAGGGACAGATGTCTCTTTTTAATGAAATGGAATCCTGTGCTGAGCCGGATGCCCATGAGCCGGATCTGGTGGAGGTCGAAAAACATCTGCGTAAAAGGAAATATGCCGGCCAGCGGGAAAAACTGATAAAAGACATTCCCCGCAGCAAAGTGCTCCACACGATCGATGAAAGTGAACAGATCTGTGAGAGATGCGGAGGTACCATGGTAAAAGTTGGTGAGGAGTTTGTGCGTACCGAGGTACAGTTCATCCCTGCCAGCCTCAAAGTGGTTGACCATTACCGGGAAACCTATGAATGCAGGGCATGCCGCAAAAACGGGACGCCTTATATGGAGAAATCCCCGGTGCCCCATCCTCCGGTCATGCACTCCCTTGCATCTGCTTCCACGATCGCATGGCTTGTCCATCAGAAGTTTGAACTGGGCATCCCCTTATACCGTCAGGAAAAGGAATGGGAAGCCATGGGGCTGTCTTTAAGCAGGGCAACGATGTCAAACTGGCTCCTGGCCGTCTGCCGGGACTGGCTTTCCCATGTGGTCTCCCATCTCAGACGGGAACTTCTAAAGCAGGGATATCTGTATATCGACGAGACCCATGTGCAGGTGCTGAAGGAACCAGGGAGGAAGAACACTTCGGATTCCTATATGTGGGTGTACTGCAGCACCAGGGACAGCAAACGGCCGGTCCGGTATTTTGAGTACCAGCCGGGGAGGGGTGGGAAATATCCGGAAACATTTTTAAAAGGCTATACCGGATATATCCATACGGATGCTTATTCCGGGTATAATGGGGTGAAAGGGGTTACGAGATGTCTGTGTTACACACATCTGCGCCGCGCTTTTTTGGACGCGCTGCCAAAAGACATCCATGGCCCGGAAGCTTCAAAACCCGCGGAAGCGGTCGTTCGTCTGAATAAACTGTTTGAGATAGAAAAGGAACTGGACGGCCTTCCCCCTGAACAAAAGAAAAAAGAACGACTTGACCGCGAGAAGCCGCTTCTCGAGGCTTTCTGGTCGTGGGCAGAGATAAGCTCTGCCGGGGAATTGCCAAAGTCGAAGCTCCATACCGCTTTCCAGTATGCCCTGAACAACCGGAAGGAGTTCTTCAACTATCTTGGGGATGGAAACTGCTCCATCAGCAATTCCCTTGCGGAGAACTGTATCCGCCCCTTTGTGATCGGCCGGAAGAACTGGCTGTTTGCGGGAAGTCCGAAGGGTGCTGCCGCAAGTGCGGGAATCTACACCCTGGTAGAAACAGCCAAAGCCAACGGCCTGGATGCAATGAAATACATCAAGTATATCCTGGCAGATATGCCGGGGAGTAGATTTCTCGAAAATCCGGAATATCTGGATGACTATCTGCCATGGGATCCCATGGTACAGGAACGTTGCCGATAA
- a CDS encoding carbohydrate ABC transporter permease translates to MTNKKKMSMEQRRRLVGWGFLTPALLLICGLSIFPTFKAFITSFKTGSGINLTWTGLSNYIRIFQDTVFIQSMKNCIIYLIVQVPIMLVLALILASILNDRKIKARGLFRTAIFLPCATSLVAYAIIFRSLFATDGFINLVLIKLGIIDTAYNFLSNATAAKVIIIIALIWRWTGYNMVFYLAGLQNIEYSVYEAAKIDGANAFQTFKSITVPLLKPTILMTAIMSINGTLQLFDESMNLTKGGPGNATITMSHYIYNKAFLGVPNFGYTSAMAFIILVLVAALSLIQMKVGGDSD, encoded by the coding sequence ATGACAAATAAAAAGAAAATGTCTATGGAGCAGAGACGGAGACTGGTTGGATGGGGATTTCTTACACCTGCATTGCTCTTAATTTGCGGATTAAGCATATTTCCAACGTTTAAGGCATTCATTACATCTTTTAAGACAGGTTCCGGCATAAACTTGACTTGGACTGGCTTGTCAAACTACATACGAATATTTCAGGATACCGTTTTTATACAGTCCATGAAAAACTGCATCATCTATTTGATTGTTCAGGTGCCCATCATGTTAGTGCTTGCACTCATTCTGGCATCCATATTGAATGACAGGAAGATTAAGGCACGCGGACTGTTCAGAACGGCAATCTTCCTGCCATGTGCAACGTCTCTGGTGGCCTATGCAATTATTTTCCGTTCCTTATTTGCAACAGATGGCTTCATTAACCTTGTTCTTATTAAACTTGGTATCATCGATACTGCATATAATTTCCTTTCGAATGCCACTGCTGCAAAAGTTATTATCATTATTGCATTAATCTGGCGTTGGACTGGATACAATATGGTATTCTATCTGGCAGGCCTGCAGAATATCGAATATTCCGTATATGAAGCAGCCAAAATTGACGGGGCCAATGCGTTTCAGACCTTCAAGAGTATTACGGTGCCGCTTTTGAAGCCAACCATCTTGATGACAGCAATTATGTCTATTAATGGTACGCTGCAGTTGTTTGATGAGTCCATGAATCTGACGAAAGGCGGACCTGGCAACGCAACCATTACGATGTCGCATTATATTTACAATAAGGCATTCCTTGGCGTTCCAAACTTTGGCTATACATCAGCCATGGCATTTATTATCCTTGTTCTCGTTGCAGCGCTGTCTCTTATTCAGATGAAAGTAGGTGGAGATTCTGACTAG
- the tnpB gene encoding IS66 family insertion sequence element accessory protein TnpB (TnpB, as the term is used for proteins encoded by IS66 family insertion elements, is considered an accessory protein, since TnpC, encoded by a neighboring gene, is a DDE family transposase.) — protein sequence MEKIYLRTGYTDMRKQLDGLVDIIQYSFQLDPYSNSLFLFCGKRADRIEAVHYEGDGFCLFYKRYENGRLQWPRTGEEARQISHQQLRWLLEGLNPEQPKAVRSWVPPKPENPGNSL from the coding sequence GTGGAAAAGATCTATCTGCGCACCGGGTACACAGATATGAGAAAACAGCTGGACGGTCTGGTGGATATCATCCAGTACAGCTTTCAGCTTGACCCTTACAGCAATTCCCTGTTCCTTTTCTGCGGGAAACGGGCGGACCGGATCGAGGCAGTCCATTATGAAGGGGACGGCTTCTGCCTGTTCTATAAGCGCTACGAAAACGGCCGCCTCCAATGGCCGCGGACGGGCGAAGAAGCCAGACAGATCTCCCACCAGCAGCTCCGCTGGCTGCTGGAGGGCCTGAACCCGGAGCAGCCAAAAGCGGTCCGCAGCTGGGTTCCCCCGAAGCCTGAAAACCCCGGGAATTCCTTATAA
- a CDS encoding carbohydrate ABC transporter permease, with amino-acid sequence MTSKFKYGLIYIFLIVCSIVSVFPLVWMLLAATNKSVDVLAGKLTPGTFLSENYKNLIAAQPLWRNFWNSCKYTVLITVAALIISSLAGYAFVIYKDKMKTIVYKVIICTMMIPFVALMVPLFQIYSKVGLLNSTIGFMLPSLATPLLIMMFRTGAMAFPDEIVKAARIDGLSEFQIFYRMFIPTMKSTYAATAVVTFMNAWNNYLWAKVIMSDGATQTMPMLISNLIAGYVTDYGMLMLAVLITTIPTAIVFFALQKNFVEGITGAVK; translated from the coding sequence CTGACTAGTAAATTTAAATATGGATTAATATACATTTTTTTGATTGTTTGTAGTATCGTTTCCGTATTCCCTCTTGTATGGATGCTTTTGGCAGCAACGAACAAGAGCGTTGACGTTCTCGCCGGGAAACTGACTCCAGGTACTTTTTTGAGTGAAAATTACAAGAATTTGATCGCTGCACAGCCGTTGTGGCGTAATTTTTGGAATTCCTGTAAATACACGGTCTTAATTACGGTTGCGGCGTTAATTATCAGCTCGCTTGCCGGATATGCTTTTGTTATTTACAAGGATAAGATGAAGACGATTGTGTATAAAGTGATTATCTGCACCATGATGATTCCCTTCGTAGCTCTGATGGTACCGCTGTTTCAGATATATTCAAAGGTGGGGTTGTTAAATTCCACGATTGGATTCATGCTTCCGTCACTGGCAACACCGTTACTAATCATGATGTTCAGAACCGGTGCAATGGCATTTCCGGATGAGATTGTAAAGGCGGCCCGCATCGATGGCTTGAGTGAGTTCCAGATTTTCTACCGGATGTTCATTCCGACAATGAAATCTACTTATGCTGCAACGGCTGTTGTTACCTTTATGAATGCTTGGAACAACTACTTATGGGCAAAGGTTATTATGTCTGACGGTGCCACACAGACCATGCCTATGCTGATTTCAAATCTGATTGCCGGCTATGTAACGGATTATGGTATGCTGATGCTTGCGGTATTGATTACAACAATCCCTACCGCTATCGTATTCTTTGCCTTGCAGAAGAACTTTGTTGAAGGAATTACTGGGGCAGTTAAATAA
- the tnpA gene encoding IS66 family insertion sequence element accessory protein TnpA has protein sequence MDISALTPDKQVKLQYWLDVIRQCRASGLTNQAWCEQHHISLKSYYYWIAKIRKLALEELPRKSHGCRPVMEQTALIPDAAPEFTEVSLHGRQDPCAAPAAVLRAGTVTVDLFEDTPRELLETILKAVRSC, from the coding sequence ATGGACATTTCCGCTTTAACTCCGGATAAACAGGTAAAACTTCAGTACTGGCTGGACGTGATCCGGCAATGCAGAGCCTCCGGTCTAACAAACCAGGCATGGTGCGAACAACATCATATCTCCCTAAAAAGCTATTACTACTGGATCGCAAAGATCCGGAAACTGGCGCTTGAAGAACTGCCCCGAAAGAGTCATGGATGCAGGCCGGTCATGGAGCAGACTGCGTTGATTCCGGATGCGGCTCCGGAATTTACGGAGGTATCCCTTCACGGCAGGCAGGATCCCTGTGCCGCTCCTGCAGCAGTACTCCGTGCCGGTACGGTGACTGTTGACCTCTTTGAAGATACGCCCCGCGAGTTGCTGGAGACCATTCTGAAAGCGGTGAGATCATGTTAG